Genomic window (Hydrogenimonas cancrithermarum):
AAAAAGAGGCGCTCGTCGCACCCCAGCCCGCACCGGAAGTCTATGAAACGGCAAAGAGGATCGCGAAGGCAAAAGGCGCCCGTCTGCTTACGCCGGAAGGGGTGCTTGGAAAAGCGGTGCGCCGGTCCATTCTCGACACTGCGGTTTCGATAGGATGGCCTCTCTACCTGGGTGAAAACGCGGTGGCCGCTTTCGCAGCCGCGAAACGTCTCACACACCGTGACTACGACCCCGAAATGCTGGCCTCCATACAGCTCAAAGGCCGGTTCGAAAGGATCCTGCCCAACGTGATACTGGATGTCGGCCACAATCCGCTCGGAGCGAGAGCCGTTGCCGAAGCGCTTGACGGCAGGACGCCCGTTTTGGTATACAATGCACTCGAAGACAAAGATGTGGTGCAGATCCTCGAGATCCTCCAACCGGTCATCCGCCGTCTCGAGATCATACCGATCGAGAGCGAACGGGCGATCGCGGAGGAGCGGCTCGCGGAAGCCGCCGCCAAACTCGGAATCGAAGCCGGGCCCTTTCGGGGATTGCGTGAAGAGGAGGAGTACCTGGTGTTCGGCTCCTTCATCGTGGCGGAAGCATTTTTGAAGTCGTTGCATGAAACATAAAATTCTCATCACGATCACCGACACCGGCAGCTTTCGCCAGTATACGCTGAGCCAGATTCTCAAATGGGTGGTACTTGCACTCTTTTTCGCACTGGTTCTGGCAGGGGCCGCAACCTACCTCTATATGAAATGGCTCGAAGAGGCCAATGAAATGGCGAAGCGACGCCAAGAGGTACTCGAACGCAACATCGCGGCACTCAACCTTCAGATCGAAAAGCGGCAGAATGCGCTTGATCGTCTTGGGGACAGGCTCAGCGACCTGGAGATACTGGTCGGCGAGAAACCGGATACCGGCATCTCCACCTCGACACGGCTGGAAAACGTGACCCTTTCGGCGGCACAGCTCGCACTTCTCTTTTCGATCGTCCCCAATGGAGACCCGCTGCCGATGGAGGGGGTGACCAGCGCATTCGGCTGGCGCAGACACCCGATCAGAAAGTGCAAGGAGTTTCATGCCGGCATCGACCTGCGCGCCAAACACGGAAAGCCTGTCTGGACGACGGCCGACGGCGTGGTGGAGTATGCAGGCTACCATAAAAGGAGCGGCTACGGCAATCTCGTCATCGTCGATCATGGATTCGGGTTCAAGACCTATTACGGTCATCTCAAAAAACTGACGGTAAGAACAGGCGATACGGTGATTAAGGGCGATGTAATCGGCCTCAGCGGTAACACGGGGCTCAGCACTGCACCGCATCTACATTACGAGATCCGTTTCCTGTCACGTCCGCTCAACCCCTACTGGTTTTTGAAGTGGAGACGGGATGCATACACCTCGATATTCAAGAAAGTGAAGCAGGTACCATGGGAATCTTTCATCGCACTGGTAAGTCACATGGCCGCACAGGCCATACCACCATCGTCGCCCCCGGAACAAAAGTGACGGGCACCATTCGAAGCGGCGGCGGCATCCATATCGACGGAGAGGTCGAAGGGAACGTCGAAGCCAAAAGTTATGTCATCGTGGCGAAAGGGGCCGTCGTGCATGGAGATATCCATGCCGCGGAAGTCTATCTGAGCGGGACGGTTCACGGTGACATCTGGGCGCTTGAAATAGAGCGCTACGCCACCGGCGTCTGCCACGGACAGATCGAAGCATTCAAAATCAACGAGGATATAACGAAAAGATGATCGAAGCCAATCTCTACGACTATTTCGAAAAAAGCAAAGCCCCGCAGATCCTGCTGGTCGAGAACGACAAAGAGGCGCAGACCGCCGCGACGGTCGCCACGCTGCACGGCATCGAATCCGTCGTACTCCCGGATTTTCGTGCCACCTACGGCGAAGACCTCAGAAGCTGGCGGGAAGAGCTCTTTGCATTGAACGATGCCCTGAAACGCTATTACGAAAAAATCATCCAAAATCCAAAATCCAAAATCCAAAATCCCATCCTGATCG
Coding sequences:
- a CDS encoding bifunctional folylpolyglutamate synthase/dihydrofolate synthase; the encoded protein is MKLADFLETKPLYYDKIDLSRMPRAYAMVRPHLNLGEVVHLVGTNGKGSTGRILASLLKEAGYRVGHYSSPHILRFNERIWIDGADAEDRRLEAAHRTLMSWLGSECAEELSYFEYTTLLALTAFEGCDFVVFEAGLGGEFDATNVVDKVLSVVTPIGIDHQAFLGDSITQIAETKIRSIQKEALVAPQPAPEVYETAKRIAKAKGARLLTPEGVLGKAVRRSILDTAVSIGWPLYLGENAVAAFAAAKRLTHRDYDPEMLASIQLKGRFERILPNVILDVGHNPLGARAVAEALDGRTPVLVYNALEDKDVVQILEILQPVIRRLEIIPIESERAIAEERLAEAAAKLGIEAGPFRGLREEEEYLVFGSFIVAEAFLKSLHET
- a CDS encoding M23 family metallopeptidase, which encodes MKHKILITITDTGSFRQYTLSQILKWVVLALFFALVLAGAATYLYMKWLEEANEMAKRRQEVLERNIAALNLQIEKRQNALDRLGDRLSDLEILVGEKPDTGISTSTRLENVTLSAAQLALLFSIVPNGDPLPMEGVTSAFGWRRHPIRKCKEFHAGIDLRAKHGKPVWTTADGVVEYAGYHKRSGYGNLVIVDHGFGFKTYYGHLKKLTVRTGDTVIKGDVIGLSGNTGLSTAPHLHYEIRFLSRPLNPYWFLKWRRDAYTSIFKKVKQVPWESFIALVSHMAAQAIPPSSPPEQK
- a CDS encoding bactofilin family protein, translated to MTGTIRSGGGIHIDGEVEGNVEAKSYVIVAKGAVVHGDIHAAEVYLSGTVHGDIWALEIERYATGVCHGQIEAFKINEDITKR